A region from the Campylobacter subantarcticus LMG 24377 genome encodes:
- the rlmN gene encoding 23S rRNA (adenine(2503)-C(2))-methyltransferase RlmN, with product MSELKNILDFTKEELENLVQPKFRAKQIFEWVYKKYADDFLQMSSLPKDFRNHLQENFHFSPLKCAKEEKSKDGSIKYLFELLDGKKIEAVLLPMKDELIDEDGKIIKHARYTICVSSQVGCKSGCSFCLTAKGGLKRNLSAGEIVGQILWIKKHNHIPYERRVNIVYMGMGEPLDNLKNVSKAVKILADNDALAISPRRQTISTSGLAKQIKELGEMNLGVLLAISLHAVNDELRSELMPINKAYNIASVMEAVRNFPIDQRKRVMFEYLLIDGINDKIEHAKELVKLLNGIKAKVNLILFNPHEGSLYKRPSIENAIKFQDYLSAKGVTCTIRESKGLDISAACGQLKERQNK from the coding sequence ATGAGTGAATTAAAGAACATATTGGATTTTACCAAAGAAGAATTAGAAAATTTGGTTCAACCTAAATTTAGAGCAAAACAGATATTTGAATGGGTATATAAAAAATACGCAGATGATTTTTTACAAATGTCATCATTACCAAAAGACTTTAGAAATCATTTGCAAGAAAATTTCCATTTTTCACCTTTAAAATGTGCTAAAGAAGAAAAAAGTAAAGATGGGAGTATTAAATATCTTTTTGAACTTCTAGATGGTAAAAAGATAGAAGCTGTATTGCTTCCTATGAAAGATGAACTTATAGATGAAGATGGTAAAATCATTAAACACGCTAGATATACGATCTGTGTTTCCTCGCAAGTGGGTTGTAAAAGTGGGTGTAGTTTTTGTCTTACTGCTAAAGGTGGTTTAAAAAGAAATTTAAGCGCAGGGGAAATAGTAGGACAAATTCTGTGGATAAAAAAACATAATCACATTCCTTATGAAAGAAGGGTTAACATAGTCTATATGGGCATGGGAGAACCTTTGGATAATCTCAAAAATGTTTCTAAGGCAGTTAAAATTTTAGCAGATAATGATGCTTTAGCAATAAGCCCTAGAAGACAAACGATAAGCACAAGTGGTTTAGCAAAGCAGATCAAAGAACTTGGAGAAATGAATTTGGGCGTGCTTTTGGCTATTTCACTCCATGCGGTTAATGATGAACTTAGAAGTGAATTAATGCCTATTAATAAAGCTTATAATATAGCAAGCGTTATGGAAGCAGTGAGAAATTTTCCTATAGATCAGCGTAAGAGAGTGATGTTTGAATATCTTTTAATTGATGGAATTAATGATAAAATAGAACATGCAAAAGAATTAGTCAAGCTACTAAATGGTATAAAAGCTAAAGTGAATTTAATACTTTTTAATCCACATGAAGGAAGTTTATATAAAAGACCAAGTATAGAAAATGCGATTAAATTCCAAGATTACTTAAGTGCAAAAGGCGTTACTTGTACAATAAGAGAAAGTAAAGGGCTTGATATTTCAGCTGCATGTGGACAACTTAAAGAAAGGCAAAATAAATAA
- a CDS encoding aerobic ribonucleoside-diphosphate reductase Ia, B1 protein subunit NrdA: MKVLKRNGRTEELDVSKIKKYTTDAVANLENVSQSELEVDAKIQFRDGITTEEIQQTLIKTAVDKIDIDRPNWTFVAARLFLYDLYKKVSGYSDYKHLREYFEKGEKEGRILIGLKEKYDLDDLNAYIKPERDLQFTYLGIKTLYDRYLIKDSKGMPIELPQQMFMAIAMFLAQNELDSQTWAKKFYDLISTFEVMLATPTLSNARTTRHQLSSCYIGSTPDNIEGIFDSYQEMALLSKFGGGIGWDWSKVRAMGGSIDGHKNAAGGIIPFLKITNDIAVAVDQLGTRKGAIAVYIEPWHMDINDFLDLRKNSGEERRRAHELFPALWINDLFMKRVRTNGKWTLFDPADTASLCDLYGKEFEKKYEEFEKDESIAKEIIDAKELWKKILLSYFETGMPFLCFKDSANKANPNAHAGIIRSSNLCTEIFQNTDPNYYQIKIVFDNKTELHLDENEELMIDGGYKKLAKKVSTLDSINGKKVYIVEKYKNEGKTAVCNLASINLSKINTKEDIQRVVPTAIRMLDNVIDLNFYPHVKVKNTNLKSRAIGLGVMGEAQMLAEAQIYWGSNEHFEKIDRIMEMISYEAILASSNLALEKGSYPDFEGSNWSKGIVPIDVANENAKKLTVSDGLFDQSECDWEKLREKLKRDGIRNGYLMAIAPTSSISILVGTTQTIEPVYKRKWFEQNLSGMIPTVVPNLSANTWQYYTPAYELDQKILVKAAAIRGKWIDQGQSLNIFVSLDKASGGYLNEIYQLAWELGVKSTYYLRSESPDSEKLNDNVVDRTIECEGCQ, translated from the coding sequence GTGAAAGTATTAAAAAGAAATGGAAGAACTGAAGAATTAGATGTTTCAAAGATTAAAAAATATACTACAGATGCAGTAGCAAATTTAGAAAATGTAAGTCAAAGCGAACTTGAAGTAGATGCAAAAATTCAATTTCGCGATGGTATAACAACAGAAGAAATTCAACAAACTCTTATAAAAACAGCAGTAGATAAAATAGACATCGATAGGCCTAATTGGACCTTTGTTGCTGCAAGATTGTTTTTGTATGATTTATATAAAAAAGTAAGTGGTTATAGTGATTATAAACATCTAAGAGAATATTTTGAAAAGGGCGAAAAAGAAGGTAGGATTTTAATCGGCTTAAAAGAAAAATATGATTTAGATGATCTTAATGCCTATATAAAACCTGAACGTGATTTGCAATTTACTTATCTTGGTATCAAAACTTTATATGATAGATATTTGATTAAAGATTCTAAGGGTATGCCTATAGAATTACCGCAACAAATGTTTATGGCTATTGCAATGTTTTTAGCACAAAACGAGCTAGATTCTCAAACTTGGGCTAAGAAATTTTATGATTTAATCTCAACTTTTGAAGTAATGCTTGCAACCCCAACCCTTTCAAATGCAAGAACCACAAGACATCAATTAAGTTCTTGTTATATAGGAAGTACACCTGATAATATTGAGGGTATTTTTGATTCTTATCAAGAAATGGCACTTTTATCTAAATTTGGTGGTGGTATAGGCTGGGATTGGTCTAAGGTACGTGCTATGGGTGGAAGTATAGATGGGCATAAAAATGCAGCAGGTGGGATCATACCATTTTTAAAAATTACCAATGATATTGCCGTTGCAGTAGATCAGCTTGGTACTAGAAAAGGAGCGATTGCAGTTTATATTGAACCTTGGCATATGGATATTAATGACTTTTTAGATTTGCGTAAAAATTCTGGTGAAGAAAGAAGAAGGGCGCATGAGCTTTTCCCTGCTTTATGGATTAATGATTTGTTTATGAAAAGAGTAAGGACAAATGGCAAATGGACGCTTTTTGATCCTGCTGATACTGCAAGTTTATGCGATTTATACGGTAAAGAATTTGAAAAAAAATATGAAGAATTTGAAAAAGATGAAAGCATCGCTAAAGAAATCATAGATGCAAAAGAACTTTGGAAAAAAATTCTACTTTCGTATTTTGAAACAGGTATGCCATTTTTATGCTTTAAAGACAGTGCTAACAAAGCAAATCCAAATGCGCATGCAGGTATCATAAGAAGTTCAAATTTATGTACAGAAATTTTCCAAAATACAGATCCAAATTATTATCAAATCAAAATTGTATTTGATAATAAGACAGAACTTCATTTAGATGAAAATGAAGAGCTTATGATAGATGGAGGATATAAAAAACTTGCTAAGAAAGTTTCTACTTTAGATAGCATTAACGGAAAAAAAGTTTACATAGTAGAAAAATATAAAAACGAAGGCAAAACTGCTGTTTGTAATCTAGCAAGCATTAATCTAAGTAAAATCAATACTAAAGAAGATATTCAAAGAGTTGTGCCAACAGCAATAAGAATGCTTGATAATGTGATAGATCTAAATTTTTACCCACATGTAAAAGTAAAAAATACCAACCTAAAATCACGCGCTATAGGTCTTGGTGTAATGGGTGAAGCGCAAATGTTAGCTGAAGCTCAAATTTACTGGGGATCAAATGAACATTTTGAAAAAATTGACCGTATTATGGAAATGATTAGTTATGAGGCAATTTTAGCAAGCTCAAATTTAGCTTTGGAGAAAGGTTCTTATCCTGATTTTGAAGGTTCAAATTGGAGTAAAGGTATAGTGCCAATTGATGTAGCAAATGAAAACGCAAAAAAACTAACTGTAAGTGATGGTTTGTTTGACCAAAGCGAGTGTGACTGGGAAAAGCTAAGAGAAAAATTAAAAAGAGATGGTATAAGAAATGGTTATTTGATGGCTATAGCGCCAACTTCTTCTATTTCTATTTTAGTAGGTACAACTCAAACGATTGAGCCTGTATATAAAAGAAAATGGTTTGAGCAAAACTTAAGTGGTATGATACCAACTGTCGTGCCAAATTTAAGTGCCAATACATGGCAGTATTATACCCCTGCTTATGAGCTTGATCAAAAAATTCTAGTCAAAGCAGCAGCGATCCGTGGTAAATGGATTGATCAAGGTCAGTCTTTAAATATCTTTGTTTCTTTAGATAAAGCAAGCGGTGGATATTTAAATGAAATTTATCAACTTGCTTGGGAATTAGGTGTTAAATCAACTTATTATTTAAGAAGTGAAAGTCCTGATAGTGAAAAACTTAACGATAATGTGGTTGATAGAACTATAGAATGTGAAGGTTGTCAATAA
- a CDS encoding RluA family pseudouridine synthase: protein MAYIKKKLSNNEKKAFRLLMDELKISMREAQKLIDKKRLFCNGILVEEKNKFLDGLIELIIYENNPKGLEVVYENDDFAIVEKPSGVLTHPNGRNCNYSLCDEIWHLWSEKACVAHRLDKETSGLLLIAKHKNVQIELKTMFEKRLVQKSYLALVKGKTKKEFIVDKSMDLAKNYDAVKTRMHICENGKEALTQFYTLEYFENLDASLVLAKPLTGRQHQIRLHLFHVKHKILGEPLYGLEKTQIEQILDGKMSEAERIQITGAKRLLLHSFSLEFTYKNQKFLIQSQKDIKDEFLKEIIQ from the coding sequence ATGGCATATATAAAAAAGAAACTATCAAATAATGAAAAAAAGGCATTTAGACTACTTATGGACGAGCTGAAAATTTCCATGCGTGAAGCACAAAAACTCATTGATAAAAAAAGACTATTTTGTAATGGAATTTTAGTAGAAGAAAAAAACAAATTTTTAGATGGTTTAATAGAACTAATCATATATGAAAATAACCCTAAAGGACTAGAAGTAGTTTATGAAAATGATGATTTTGCTATAGTAGAAAAACCAAGTGGAGTACTAACCCATCCTAATGGACGCAACTGTAACTATAGTCTTTGTGATGAAATTTGGCATTTATGGAGTGAAAAAGCTTGTGTGGCGCATAGACTAGATAAAGAAACAAGCGGACTTTTACTCATAGCAAAACATAAAAATGTACAAATTGAGTTAAAAACTATGTTTGAAAAAAGATTAGTGCAAAAAAGCTATCTCGCTCTAGTAAAAGGAAAAACTAAAAAAGAATTTATAGTAGATAAAAGTATGGATTTGGCTAAAAACTACGATGCAGTAAAAACTAGAATGCATATTTGTGAAAATGGTAAAGAAGCCTTAACGCAATTTTACACTTTAGAATATTTTGAAAATTTAGATGCCAGTTTAGTTTTAGCTAAACCTCTAACAGGAAGACAACACCAAATAAGATTACATTTGTTTCATGTGAAACATAAAATTTTAGGTGAACCTTTATATGGTTTAGAAAAAACACAAATAGAGCAAATATTAGATGGAAAAATGAGTGAAGCCGAAAGAATTCAGATCACAGGGGCTAAAAGATTGCTTTTGCATTCTTTTAGCTTAGAATTTACATATAAAAATCAAAAATTTTTGATACAATCTCAAAAAGATATAAAAGATGAGTTTTTAAAGGAAATAATACAATGA
- a CDS encoding glycosyltransferase family 9 protein gives MLYYARKIDPKKFDKCIKRINFDTTIKTLDENKDIVKNYLQKNNIKNFIIINPFSITVDFTLNLVSFFDLIVKIRFSYPNINIIIPTYNDIHDTFIRSVKQHNINLLSEIYIFKNNDDILNLVELISQSKCIISLSTGPIHIASNMKIPSIGLYPKKDSMFWPTYNKDYVFIDKKYNELSHNEINKIITSVIDKLKKLYQLITYLHFLKHK, from the coding sequence ATGTTATATTATGCTAGAAAAATAGATCCTAAAAAATTTGATAAATGCATAAAAAGAATCAATTTTGATACCACTATAAAAACATTAGATGAAAACAAAGATATTGTTAAAAATTATCTTCAAAAAAACAATATTAAAAATTTTATTATTATAAACCCTTTTAGCATTACAGTAGATTTTACACTAAACCTAGTTTCATTTTTTGATCTCATAGTAAAAATTCGATTTTCATATCCAAATATAAATATTATTATTCCAACTTATAATGATATTCATGACACTTTTATAAGAAGTGTTAAACAACATAATATAAATCTTTTATCAGAAATTTATATTTTTAAAAACAATGATGATATTTTAAATTTAGTAGAACTTATATCTCAATCAAAATGTATTATTAGTCTCAGTACAGGTCCAATTCATATCGCAAGTAATATGAAAATTCCTAGTATTGGATTATATCCTAAAAAAGATAGTATGTTTTGGCCAACATATAATAAAGACTATGTTTTTATTGATAAAAAATATAACGAATTATCACACAATGAAATCAATAAAATTATAACAAGTGTAATTGATAAACTAAAAAAATTATATCAACTAATCACATATCTTCATTTTTTAAAACATAAATAA
- a CDS encoding OPT family oligopeptide transporter, translating into MYTKNSLPELTLRGIILGSVLTIIFTASNVYLGLKVGLTFSTSIPAVVIAMAVLKIFKDSNILENNMVQTQVSAAGTLSAVIFVIPGLFMCGYWFEFPLWLTFMLCLCGGGLGVLFTIPLRRAMVVESKLAYPEGRAAAEILKVANKDQADKKGKVGLKEIILGVSIASIVSLFSSGFKLLSSGSSFAFIWQKMTFGFSMGYSVALLGAGYLVGIAGGIALLVGMVLAWMVFVPYFSAKESFDASLSALDIANQIWAQKVRLIGTGTIAIAALWTLIELAKPVYDGMRNMLKKTSLNLSQDPKDMDLSLKAMLGLFVLMCIGLFVSFYAFVTDSNLASDYQILFALVGTLVAIFIGFFVASACGYMAGLVGSSSSPISGIGLIGIMISSLIILLLGYEINLFGDPLMSKFAIAFAIFTTSVILATAAISNDNLQDLKTGYLVGATPWKQQVSLIIGCVFGALAIAPVLNLLYQAYGFVGAMPREGMDEANALAAPQANLMSTIAQGIFNANIDWSYIIAGAFVGIGIVIIDRLLRKKNMSLPPLAVGIGIYLPPAVNMPLFVGGLLAYLIKKRLEQRYAKNAHKKELIQEHEQKGTLFASGLIVGESIFGVLIAGLTVLSISRGGAEDPLAIATSFKDDGIIGFVVFVAIMLIFARRVLKK; encoded by the coding sequence ATGTATACAAAAAATTCACTACCGGAGCTTACGCTTAGGGGTATCATACTAGGAAGTGTTTTAACTATAATCTTTACAGCCTCAAATGTATATTTGGGGCTTAAAGTCGGTCTTACTTTTTCTACTTCTATTCCTGCTGTTGTGATTGCAATGGCTGTTTTAAAAATCTTTAAAGACTCTAATATTTTAGAAAATAATATGGTTCAAACTCAAGTTTCAGCTGCAGGTACGCTTTCAGCTGTGATTTTTGTTATACCGGGTCTTTTTATGTGTGGATATTGGTTTGAATTTCCACTTTGGCTTACTTTTATGCTATGTCTTTGTGGGGGTGGATTAGGCGTACTTTTTACTATACCTTTGCGTAGAGCTATGGTAGTAGAGAGTAAATTAGCTTATCCTGAAGGAAGAGCTGCTGCTGAAATTTTAAAAGTAGCCAATAAAGATCAAGCGGACAAAAAAGGCAAAGTAGGCTTAAAAGAAATCATCTTAGGAGTTAGTATAGCTTCTATTGTAAGTCTTTTTTCAAGTGGCTTTAAACTGCTTTCAAGTGGAAGTAGTTTTGCATTTATTTGGCAAAAAATGACTTTTGGCTTTTCTATGGGCTATTCAGTGGCACTTTTGGGCGCTGGATACTTAGTAGGAATAGCTGGAGGTATTGCGTTGCTTGTGGGTATGGTGCTTGCTTGGATGGTTTTTGTGCCATATTTTTCTGCTAAAGAAAGTTTTGATGCAAGTTTAAGTGCACTTGATATAGCTAATCAAATTTGGGCTCAAAAAGTGCGTTTAATAGGTACAGGAACTATTGCTATAGCAGCATTATGGACTTTAATAGAACTTGCAAAACCTGTGTATGATGGTATGAGAAATATGCTTAAAAAAACCTCATTAAACCTCTCACAAGATCCTAAAGATATGGATTTATCTTTAAAAGCTATGCTAGGTTTATTTGTGCTTATGTGTATAGGTTTGTTTGTTTCATTTTACGCTTTTGTGACTGATTCAAATTTGGCAAGTGACTATCAAATTCTTTTTGCTTTGGTAGGAACTTTAGTGGCTATTTTCATAGGCTTTTTTGTAGCTTCTGCTTGTGGATATATGGCAGGTTTAGTGGGTTCATCATCTTCTCCTATTTCAGGTATAGGACTTATTGGGATTATGATCTCATCTTTAATTATCTTGCTTTTAGGTTATGAGATTAATTTATTTGGCGATCCTTTAATGTCTAAATTTGCCATTGCTTTTGCTATATTTACCACTAGTGTTATTTTGGCAACTGCTGCTATTTCTAATGATAATTTACAAGATTTAAAAACGGGTTATTTGGTGGGTGCAACTCCTTGGAAACAACAAGTTTCTTTGATTATAGGTTGTGTATTTGGGGCTTTAGCTATTGCTCCTGTTTTAAATTTATTATACCAAGCTTATGGTTTTGTGGGTGCCATGCCAAGAGAAGGAATGGATGAGGCAAATGCGCTTGCTGCGCCACAAGCAAATTTAATGAGTACTATAGCGCAAGGTATTTTTAATGCTAATATCGATTGGAGTTATATTATAGCAGGAGCTTTTGTGGGTATTGGTATAGTTATCATTGATCGTTTATTAAGAAAGAAAAATATGTCTTTACCACCTTTAGCTGTGGGTATAGGTATATATTTGCCACCTGCTGTTAACATGCCTTTATTTGTAGGTGGCTTATTGGCATATTTAATCAAAAAGCGTTTGGAGCAAAGATATGCTAAAAATGCCCATAAAAAAGAACTTATTCAAGAGCATGAGCAAAAAGGAACCTTATTTGCCTCCGGTTTGATAGTAGGAGAAAGTATATTTGGAGTATTAATAGCTGGTTTAACCGTGCTTTCTATTAGTAGAGGTGGGGCTGAAGATCCGCTTGCTATTGCAACTTCATTTAAAGACGATGGGATTATAGGTTTTGTAGTTTTTGTAGCGATTATGCTAATTTTTGCAAGAAGAGTACTTAAAAAATGA
- a CDS encoding undecaprenyl-diphosphate phosphatase yields MNLDYYYALILGIIEGLTEFLPVSSTGHMILGAEILGLNIDDFWRSFFIIIQLGSILAVIFIFKDKLTQKLDIWLKLTVGFLPAGGVGFIAYKFLKEIFNGYTVAIMLIIGGIVFIIIELKHRKKDYMIHSLDEVSYKQAFVIGLTQALAIIPGTSRSGASIIGGLLLGLDRKVASEFSFLLAIPTMIIATAYSIYKEPQVLSNMSNFIPLAIGFVAAFVVAFVVIKIFLKLISKINFIPFGIYRIILGFVFLYLFMSGMLDISRTGV; encoded by the coding sequence ATGAATTTAGATTATTATTATGCTTTGATTTTGGGAATTATCGAAGGTTTGACAGAATTTTTACCTGTTTCATCTACAGGGCATATGATTTTAGGTGCTGAAATTTTGGGTTTAAATATAGATGATTTTTGGAGAAGTTTTTTCATTATCATTCAGCTTGGTTCTATACTAGCGGTGATTTTTATTTTCAAAGATAAACTAACTCAAAAGCTTGATATTTGGCTTAAACTTACTGTGGGCTTTTTGCCTGCGGGTGGAGTGGGTTTTATAGCATATAAGTTTTTAAAAGAAATATTTAATGGCTATACAGTGGCTATTATGTTAATCATTGGCGGGATTGTTTTTATCATCATAGAGTTAAAACATAGAAAAAAAGACTATATGATCCACTCTTTAGATGAGGTAAGTTACAAACAAGCTTTTGTGATAGGTCTAACCCAAGCTCTTGCTATCATACCAGGTACTTCAAGAAGTGGAGCAAGTATTATAGGTGGCTTATTGCTTGGACTTGATCGTAAAGTGGCTTCTGAGTTTTCGTTTTTGCTTGCTATACCGACTATGATTATTGCAACAGCTTATAGTATTTATAAAGAACCACAAGTTTTAAGCAATATGAGCAATTTCATTCCTTTAGCAATAGGCTTTGTAGCAGCTTTTGTGGTTGCATTTGTGGTGATAAAAATCTTTTTAAAATTAATCAGCAAGATAAATTTCATACCTTTTGGAATTTATAGGATAATTTTAGGTTTTGTATTTTTATACCTTTTTATGAGTGGTATGTTAGATATATCAAGAACGGGTGTTTGA
- a CDS encoding purine-nucleoside phosphorylase, with product MENLIVCAGGNEDFKFAQSIGIGLVHSAFSLGKILSQKKVDRIIFIGTCGIYQEGKILDLYESSNAANLEYADLFDSFYTPIANEIRLNVSHETMINSSNYICKDEKIAREFFKKGVHIENMEAYAVLSCAKIHKIEGICYLCATNFCNEFAHEDFLKNHQKAKELLKEFLYDKKLI from the coding sequence TTGGAAAATCTTATAGTATGTGCAGGTGGTAATGAAGATTTTAAATTTGCACAAAGCATTGGTATCGGGTTGGTTCATTCTGCATTTTCTTTAGGAAAAATTCTAAGTCAAAAAAAAGTAGATAGAATAATCTTTATAGGAACATGTGGAATTTACCAAGAAGGTAAAATTTTAGATCTTTATGAAAGTTCTAATGCTGCAAATTTAGAATACGCAGATTTATTTGATAGTTTTTATACACCTATAGCAAATGAGATTAGATTAAATGTTTCACATGAAACTATGATTAACTCTTCAAATTATATTTGTAAAGATGAAAAAATTGCAAGAGAATTTTTTAAAAAAGGCGTGCATATTGAAAATATGGAAGCATATGCAGTGCTTTCGTGTGCAAAAATACATAAAATTGAAGGGATTTGTTATTTGTGTGCAACAAATTTTTGTAACGAATTTGCACATGAAGATTTTTTAAAAAACCATCAAAAAGCAAAAGAATTATTAAAAGAATTTTTATACGATAAAAAACTTATATAG
- the purB gene encoding adenylosuccinate lyase, with protein MVERYSREIMAKKWDMQAKYDAWLKVELAAVKAWNKLGLIKDDDCEKIIKNAKFDITRIDEIEKTTKHDVIAFLTSVSESLGEESRFVHYAMTSSDCIDTAVALQIKDSLELILQDLDQVLAAIKTRAYEHKNTLMVGRSHGIHGEPITFGLVLAIWYDSLVHAKDLITHAKEVISYGKISGAMGNFAHAPLEFEEEVCKNLDLKPAPVSNQVIQRDRYAQVISALAILASSCEQIVVAIRHFQRTEVYEAEEYFSQGQKGSSAMPHKRNPVLSENITGLCRMIRAYVTPTLENVALWHERDISHSSVERFVLPDAFITTDFMLSRLCGVIEKLLVYPENMMKNLNLTGGLVFSQRVLLELPFKGISREEAYKIVQRNAMKVWADLQNGKPALNEKGESLFLLALLADEDLKRSLSEADIRNCFDYNYYTKNVDKIFARTFK; from the coding sequence ATGGTTGAAAGATATAGTAGAGAAATCATGGCTAAAAAATGGGACATGCAAGCAAAATATGATGCATGGTTAAAAGTAGAATTAGCAGCTGTGAAAGCATGGAATAAACTTGGTCTTATTAAAGATGATGATTGTGAAAAAATTATAAAAAATGCAAAATTTGACATAACAAGAATAGATGAGATAGAAAAAACTACCAAGCACGATGTTATCGCTTTTTTAACTAGCGTAAGTGAAAGTTTGGGTGAAGAAAGTCGTTTTGTACATTATGCGATGACAAGTTCAGATTGTATTGATACTGCGGTTGCTTTGCAGATTAAAGATAGTTTAGAACTAATCTTACAAGATTTAGATCAAGTTTTAGCAGCAATTAAAACAAGAGCATATGAACATAAAAATACCTTAATGGTAGGAAGAAGTCATGGAATTCATGGCGAGCCTATAACTTTTGGTTTAGTTTTGGCTATTTGGTATGATTCGCTAGTGCATGCAAAAGATCTAATTACTCATGCAAAAGAAGTGATCAGCTATGGGAAAATCAGTGGTGCTATGGGAAATTTTGCACATGCTCCGCTTGAATTTGAAGAAGAAGTTTGCAAAAATTTAGATCTTAAACCAGCACCAGTTTCAAACCAAGTGATACAAAGAGATCGTTATGCACAAGTTATCTCAGCTTTGGCTATTTTAGCTTCAAGTTGTGAGCAAATTGTCGTTGCGATCCGCCATTTTCAAAGAACAGAAGTATATGAAGCTGAAGAGTATTTTTCTCAAGGACAAAAAGGAAGCTCTGCTATGCCTCACAAAAGAAATCCTGTTTTGAGTGAAAATATCACCGGTCTTTGTAGAATGATAAGAGCTTATGTAACACCTACTTTGGAAAATGTAGCATTGTGGCATGAAAGAGATATATCACATTCTAGTGTAGAAAGATTTGTATTACCTGATGCTTTTATCACAACAGATTTTATGCTTTCAAGATTGTGTGGTGTGATAGAAAAGCTTTTGGTATATCCAGAAAATATGATGAAAAATTTAAATTTAACCGGAGGACTTGTATTCTCTCAAAGAGTTTTACTTGAACTTCCATTCAAGGGTATAAGTAGAGAAGAAGCTTACAAGATTGTTCAAAGAAATGCCATGAAAGTATGGGCTGATTTGCAAAATGGCAAACCTGCGTTAAATGAAAAGGGCGAAAGTTTGTTTTTATTAGCTTTGTTGGCTGATGAGGATTTGAAAAGATCTTTAAGTGAAGCAGATATTAGAAATTGCTTTGATTATAACTACTATACAAAGAACGTAGATAAAATTTTTGCAAGAACTTTTAAATAA